In Leptolyngbya sp. SIO1E4, one DNA window encodes the following:
- a CDS encoding ketoacyl-ACP synthase III, whose product MQQTKTGVSLVGSGSAHLSGSLSNRELSQIVETSDEWIATRTGIRQRFLANAQESLTSLAVDAGRAALEMSGTEASELELIILATSTPDDLFGSASQVQAGLGASHAVAFDLTAACSGFVFALVTAAQYMRSGVYGTVLVIGADVLSRWTDWQDRRTCVLFGDGAGAVVLKASDRDRLLGFEMRSDGRLNGCLNLAYQAEQRSLLEGRTVQKGTFQTVTMNGKEVYRFAVKRVPEIVEKALFRAGLTPADIDWLLLHQANQRILDAVADRLQVPSDRVISNMARHGNTSAASIPIALDEAVRAGKINAGDIIASSGFGAGLTWGAAIFEWGS is encoded by the coding sequence GTGCAGCAAACGAAAACAGGGGTTTCACTGGTAGGCAGCGGTTCTGCGCACCTGTCAGGTTCGCTGAGTAATCGCGAACTCAGTCAGATTGTTGAGACATCGGATGAGTGGATTGCAACACGCACGGGCATTCGTCAACGATTTCTAGCGAATGCTCAAGAGTCTTTAACCAGCCTGGCGGTGGATGCGGGGCGTGCTGCTCTGGAGATGAGTGGCACCGAAGCCAGTGAATTAGAGCTGATTATCTTAGCCACGTCTACTCCCGATGACCTGTTTGGTAGCGCATCTCAGGTGCAGGCGGGTTTAGGGGCGTCTCATGCCGTCGCCTTTGACTTGACTGCGGCCTGTTCTGGCTTTGTCTTTGCCCTTGTGACTGCAGCTCAGTATATGCGCTCAGGGGTTTACGGGACGGTGCTAGTGATTGGGGCAGATGTGCTGTCTCGTTGGACAGATTGGCAAGATCGCCGAACCTGTGTTTTGTTTGGCGATGGGGCGGGTGCCGTCGTATTGAAAGCCAGCGATCGCGATCGCCTGCTAGGGTTCGAAATGCGCAGCGACGGTCGTTTAAATGGTTGCCTAAATCTGGCGTATCAGGCTGAGCAGCGCTCCCTATTGGAAGGCCGGACAGTCCAAAAAGGCACCTTTCAAACGGTGACGATGAATGGCAAAGAAGTCTATCGATTCGCTGTGAAACGGGTGCCTGAGATTGTTGAAAAAGCCCTGTTTCGAGCTGGGTTAACCCCTGCTGATATTGACTGGCTGCTTTTGCATCAGGCTAACCAACGCATTCTGGATGCCGTTGCTGATCGTCTTCAGGTTCCGTCAGACCGGGTGATTAGCAATATGGCACGGCATGGTAATACGTCAGCCGCTTCCATCCCCATTGCGTTAGACGAGGCAGTTCGTGCAGGCAAGATCAACGCTGGAGATATCATTGCCTCTTCTGGTTTTGGCGCAGGTTTGACATGGGGGGCGGCGATTTTTGAGTGGGGTTCCTAA
- a CDS encoding ABC transporter ATP-binding protein yields the protein MAQVVLENLYKTFVEQGRDRPSAETSDVAPSDTAVLRRINLHVQDGEFMVLVGPSGCGKSTLLRLISGLEDVTAGTIFVGDRRVNALPPKQRDIAMVFQSYALYPHLTVYDNLAFGLQRMGGTRPSRPASAEPTTPLSSPTDATELDANQQLQRVLAERAAWQALLSGVTRRLPKGLRYLSHADQLIDQRVRAVAQMLQIDTLLNRYPRQLSGGQKQRVALGRAMARNPQVFLMDEPLSNLDAKLRTDTRAQIVNLQRQLGITTIYVTHDQIEAMTMGDRIAVMNQGQIQQVATPLELYRRPANRFVAAFIGSPTMNFLPVQVKAPLVISHPGFRITLPGEWEEPLAAYDGRVVTLGIRPEHLSLSLPAPKNLQVTVARIEALGSETYLTVQFGEALLQVRVEPDRTFTIGEELWLAIDPEKVHLFDTHAEHALIPPSGLS from the coding sequence GTGGCGCAAGTCGTCTTGGAAAACCTATACAAGACATTTGTTGAGCAGGGGCGCGATCGCCCGTCTGCTGAAACTTCTGATGTCGCTCCCTCGGACACAGCCGTGCTGCGGCGCATTAACCTCCATGTTCAAGATGGTGAATTCATGGTGCTCGTGGGGCCCTCTGGCTGTGGCAAGAGCACCCTCCTGCGTCTTATCTCTGGGCTAGAAGACGTCACCGCAGGCACGATTTTCGTGGGCGATCGGCGCGTGAACGCCCTGCCTCCTAAGCAGCGGGATATCGCCATGGTGTTCCAAAGCTATGCGCTCTACCCTCACCTGACGGTTTACGACAACCTGGCGTTTGGCCTGCAGCGGATGGGGGGAACCCGGCCCTCGCGTCCGGCATCAGCGGAGCCAACGACTCCGTTATCTTCTCCTACAGATGCTACAGAGCTAGATGCCAACCAGCAATTGCAGCGAGTGTTGGCTGAACGTGCTGCGTGGCAAGCATTGCTTTCAGGGGTTACCCGACGCTTGCCCAAAGGGTTGCGGTATCTTTCTCACGCGGATCAGCTGATCGATCAGCGGGTGCGGGCCGTTGCCCAAATGCTGCAAATAGATACCCTGCTTAATCGCTACCCCCGTCAGCTCTCTGGCGGGCAAAAGCAGCGGGTTGCCTTAGGCCGCGCCATGGCTCGTAATCCCCAGGTGTTTCTGATGGATGAACCCCTCTCTAACCTGGATGCTAAACTGCGCACTGACACCCGAGCCCAAATTGTAAATCTGCAGCGGCAGCTGGGGATTACGACGATCTACGTGACCCACGACCAGATTGAAGCCATGACGATGGGCGATCGCATCGCCGTGATGAACCAGGGGCAAATTCAACAAGTGGCTACACCCCTAGAACTCTATCGCCGCCCCGCCAACCGCTTTGTGGCTGCCTTTATCGGCTCACCCACTATGAACTTTTTGCCCGTGCAGGTGAAGGCTCCCCTGGTAATTAGCCATCCTGGTTTCCGCATCACGCTGCCAGGAGAATGGGAAGAGCCCCTGGCGGCCTATGATGGCCGGGTGGTTACCCTGGGGATTCGCCCAGAGCACTTGAGCCTGAGTTTGCCCGCCCCTAAAAATTTGCAAGTGACGGTCGCTCGGATTGAAGCACTGGGCAGTGAAACCTATTTGACGGTTCAGTTTGGTGAAGCGTTGCTGCAGGTGAGAGTTGAGCCCGATCGCACATTTACCATAGGTGAAGAACTTTGGCTCGCGATCGATCCTGAAAAAGTTCACCTCTTCGATACGCACGCTGAGCATGCGTTAATTCCGCCATCTGGCCTGTCTTAA
- the gyrA gene encoding DNA gyrase subunit A, translated as MADQLNILSSGQVVPTPLHTEVQRSYLEYAMSVIVGRALPDVRDGLKPVHRRILYAMYELGLTPDRPFRKCARVVGDVLGKYHPHGDQAVYDALVRMVQDFASRYPLLDGHGNFGSVDNDPPAAMRYTETRLSPVSHTGLLNEIGEATVDFIDNFDNSQQEPIVLPAQLPTLLLNGSSGIAVGMATNIPPHNLTEVIDGLIAVIDRPTLSDEALFELIPGPDFPTGGEIIDTKGIHDAYLTGRGSIPVRGVAQFEEVRPGRGRQRRTAIVVTELPYQVNKASWIEKIADLVNNGRIEGIADIRDESDREGMRVVIELKREVQPPVVLDALYRLTPLQTNFGAIMLALNGGQPRQLALREMLQAFLDFREETLTRQYRYELEKTEDRIHIVEGMIRALDNLDALIDILRHAPDGTTAKVSLREAFDLSERQANEILAMPLRRLTGLERQNLQNEYEELITRRDELQRLLSDRRELLKALKKELRTLKKKFGDARRTRIQSEAERTEETQQLAEILAERREEETILEFTQKGYIRRLSRRAYQRRQARQGEVTEQFQDVEDTTLRLEAAITTQELLVLTREGKAYTLSIGEIPIAQRQAKGVPLVNLLPSSVPSEAGAIVAHFVLTDDVRAHDLVMLTRLGRIKRVPLSDFTNLTGRGLTALKLKKGDELAYLTLAKAKEELAIATSGGRLMRFAINDENLPVMGRTAQGPQALRLRKQEQIVGCVRVPQPNDCVLMISKAGFAKRLPITAIHLGARGGLGTQAFLFKQKTDTLVAMTPSPAEGEVTVTTTASRSAQIAIATIPRQGRDALTHYRLGKLEKGEKIETATLTSLVDNESNGEGTEDDSEE; from the coding sequence ATGGCGGATCAACTTAACATACTTTCATCCGGCCAGGTAGTGCCAACCCCCCTCCATACAGAGGTGCAGCGGTCATATCTGGAATACGCCATGAGTGTCATTGTTGGACGGGCGCTGCCAGACGTCCGCGACGGCCTGAAGCCTGTCCATCGGCGGATTCTGTACGCTATGTATGAGTTAGGGCTGACCCCCGATCGCCCCTTCCGCAAGTGTGCCCGCGTAGTGGGCGACGTGTTGGGTAAATATCACCCCCATGGCGATCAGGCCGTTTACGATGCCTTAGTTCGCATGGTGCAAGACTTTGCCAGTCGGTATCCGCTGCTAGACGGCCACGGCAATTTTGGCTCAGTCGATAATGACCCCCCGGCGGCCATGCGGTATACCGAGACCCGCTTGTCGCCGGTCAGCCATACCGGACTGCTGAATGAGATTGGTGAGGCGACTGTCGATTTTATCGACAATTTTGACAACTCGCAGCAAGAGCCGATTGTTCTACCTGCCCAGCTACCGACTCTTTTGCTGAATGGGTCATCAGGCATTGCCGTGGGCATGGCAACGAATATTCCGCCCCATAATCTGACGGAGGTCATTGACGGGCTGATTGCGGTGATTGATCGTCCCACCCTGAGTGATGAGGCGCTGTTTGAGCTCATTCCAGGGCCAGATTTCCCGACAGGTGGAGAAATTATTGATACCAAAGGCATTCATGATGCCTATCTGACGGGGCGGGGCAGTATCCCTGTGCGGGGTGTGGCCCAGTTCGAGGAAGTGCGGCCGGGGCGGGGGCGACAACGACGCACCGCCATTGTTGTGACCGAATTGCCCTATCAGGTCAATAAAGCCAGTTGGATCGAGAAGATCGCAGATCTGGTCAACAACGGGCGCATTGAAGGCATTGCCGATATTCGCGATGAGAGCGATCGCGAGGGTATGCGAGTTGTCATTGAACTGAAGCGAGAAGTGCAACCCCCGGTGGTGCTTGATGCGCTGTATCGCCTTACCCCTCTGCAAACGAATTTTGGGGCCATCATGTTGGCGCTCAATGGAGGGCAGCCGCGGCAGCTGGCCCTACGGGAGATGTTGCAAGCGTTTCTGGATTTCCGAGAAGAAACCCTGACTCGGCAATATCGCTACGAGCTAGAGAAAACAGAAGATCGGATTCATATTGTCGAAGGGATGATTCGGGCGTTAGACAATTTGGATGCGCTGATCGATATTCTGCGCCATGCGCCTGATGGCACGACGGCTAAGGTTTCTCTGCGGGAGGCGTTTGACCTCAGCGAGCGCCAGGCTAATGAGATTTTAGCCATGCCACTAAGACGCCTAACGGGCCTAGAACGGCAAAACCTACAGAATGAATATGAGGAACTCATCACCCGTCGGGATGAATTGCAGCGGTTGCTATCCGATCGCCGGGAACTGCTCAAAGCTCTTAAAAAAGAACTACGAACGCTCAAGAAAAAATTTGGAGATGCCCGTCGCACCCGCATTCAGAGCGAAGCGGAACGGACTGAAGAAACCCAGCAGCTTGCAGAAATTCTGGCGGAACGCCGCGAAGAAGAAACCATTCTGGAATTTACCCAAAAAGGGTATATCCGGCGTCTGTCACGACGGGCTTATCAGCGGCGGCAAGCCCGCCAGGGTGAAGTCACCGAGCAGTTTCAGGATGTTGAAGATACAACGCTCCGGTTAGAGGCGGCCATCACGACCCAAGAACTGCTGGTACTGACCCGTGAAGGCAAAGCGTACACCCTATCGATTGGGGAGATTCCCATCGCGCAACGTCAGGCCAAAGGGGTACCCCTGGTAAACTTGCTGCCGAGTTCGGTCCCTTCCGAGGCCGGGGCGATTGTGGCGCATTTTGTACTGACCGATGATGTCCGTGCCCATGATCTGGTCATGCTGACCCGATTAGGTCGAATCAAACGGGTGCCCTTGTCAGACTTCACCAACCTGACAGGGCGCGGCCTGACGGCTCTGAAACTGAAAAAAGGGGATGAGCTGGCCTACCTGACCCTTGCCAAAGCCAAGGAAGAACTCGCGATCGCCACCTCTGGTGGGCGCCTGATGCGATTTGCCATCAACGACGAGAATTTACCGGTCATGGGGCGTACCGCTCAAGGGCCGCAAGCGTTGCGCCTGCGGAAACAAGAGCAGATTGTAGGCTGTGTTCGAGTGCCGCAGCCAAACGATTGCGTGTTAATGATCTCTAAGGCAGGGTTTGCAAAGCGTCTGCCCATTACTGCCATTCATCTAGGAGCGCGGGGCGGATTGGGCACCCAAGCATTCTTGTTCAAGCAAAAAACAGATACGCTAGTGGCAATGACCCCTAGCCCTGCAGAAGGAGAAGTCACCGTGACGACAACGGCTTCTCGGAGTGCCCAGATTGCCATCGCGACTATTCCCCGCCAGGGCAGAGATGCCCTAACCCACTATCGCTTAGGTAAGTTAGAGAAAGGCGAAAAAATTGAAACGGCGACACTGACCTCCTTAGTCGATAATGAATCCAACGGTGAAGGCACTGAAGACGATTCGGAAGAATAG
- a CDS encoding adenosylhomocysteinase, with protein MTATQVQIEYDIKDIALAAQGKQRIEWAGREMPVLRQIQERFAEEKPLAGIRISACCHVTTETAHLAIALKNGGADAVLIASNPLSTQDDVAASLVADYGIPVFALRGEDNATYHRHVETALNHRPNIIIDDGSDVVATLVKERQEQLSDIIGTTEETTTGIVRLRAMFNDGVLTFPAMNVNDADTKHFFDNRYGTGQSTLDGIIRATNILIAGKTVVVAGYGWCGKGAALRARGMGANVVVTEIDPVRAIEAVMDGFRVMPMAQAASQGDLFITVTGNKHVIRREHFEAMKDGAIVCNSGHFDIEIDLKSLQEMAQEVKQVRNFTEQYLLTSGKSVVVLGEGRLVNLAAAEGHPSAVMDMSFANQALACEYLVKNKGSLQPGMHSIPEEVDKEIARLKLQAMGVTIDSLTAEQQIYINSWTVGTE; from the coding sequence ATGACTGCAACTCAAGTTCAGATTGAATACGACATTAAGGACATTGCCTTGGCAGCACAGGGCAAGCAGCGTATCGAGTGGGCTGGGCGTGAAATGCCCGTGCTGCGTCAAATCCAGGAGCGCTTTGCTGAGGAAAAACCGCTAGCCGGGATTCGGATTTCGGCCTGTTGCCATGTCACGACTGAGACGGCGCATCTCGCAATCGCCCTCAAGAATGGTGGCGCTGATGCGGTTTTGATTGCCAGTAACCCCCTATCGACCCAAGATGATGTTGCCGCCAGCCTAGTGGCCGACTACGGCATTCCAGTATTTGCCCTCAGAGGTGAAGACAACGCGACTTATCACCGCCACGTCGAGACAGCCCTGAACCATCGCCCCAACATCATCATTGACGACGGCAGCGACGTCGTCGCCACCTTGGTTAAAGAGCGGCAAGAGCAGCTGTCAGACATTATTGGCACAACGGAAGAAACGACAACAGGCATTGTGCGCCTGCGCGCCATGTTTAATGATGGCGTGTTGACCTTCCCAGCGATGAATGTGAATGACGCTGACACCAAGCATTTCTTTGATAATCGCTACGGGACAGGGCAATCAACCCTGGACGGTATTATTCGCGCCACAAATATCCTCATCGCAGGCAAAACCGTTGTGGTTGCTGGCTATGGCTGGTGTGGCAAGGGGGCTGCTTTGCGGGCCCGGGGCATGGGTGCAAATGTGGTCGTGACCGAAATCGACCCCGTTCGTGCCATTGAAGCTGTGATGGATGGCTTCCGGGTCATGCCAATGGCGCAGGCGGCTTCTCAGGGTGACTTATTTATCACGGTGACAGGCAATAAGCATGTCATTCGCCGCGAGCACTTTGAAGCCATGAAGGATGGAGCCATCGTTTGCAACTCCGGTCACTTCGACATCGAGATTGACCTCAAGTCTCTGCAGGAGATGGCTCAAGAGGTGAAGCAGGTGCGCAATTTCACTGAGCAATATTTACTCACTAGTGGCAAATCTGTTGTTGTGCTGGGTGAAGGTCGCTTGGTCAACCTGGCAGCAGCAGAAGGGCACCCCAGCGCAGTCATGGATATGAGCTTTGCCAACCAAGCTCTAGCCTGTGAGTACCTGGTGAAAAACAAAGGATCTCTACAGCCTGGGATGCACTCGATTCCTGAAGAGGTAGATAAAGAGATCGCCCGACTGAAACTGCAGGCAATGGGGGTTACGATTGATAGCCTCACCGCTGAGCAGCAAATTTACATCAACTCGTGGACGGTAGGCACCGAGTAA
- the plsX gene encoding phosphate acyltransferase PlsX: protein MVATRARIAIDAMGGDHAPAEIVAGAIRAKAELDADILLVGDPAKIRAATPNPDNLDALEIVPAEGTIEMHEEPLSALRRKPKASINVSMNLVKRKKADAVVSAGHSGAAMAAALLRLGRLKGIDRPAIGAVFPTVMAGKSVLILDVGANVDCRPRFLEQFAVMGTIYSKYVLGVGEPRVGLLNIGEEPSKGNDAAIQAHQLLEDHPVVPFVGNAEGRDVLSGQFDVVVCDGFVGNVLLKFAEAVGESILQILREELPQGVRGKVGTLVLKNNLKRIKQRVDHAEHGGALLLGVAGISVISHGSSQAPSVFNAIRLAKEAVDNKVLDRIQAQYQKVAMPAADGE, encoded by the coding sequence ATGGTAGCGACTCGGGCTCGAATCGCCATAGATGCGATGGGTGGCGATCACGCGCCTGCCGAAATTGTGGCGGGTGCTATTAGAGCGAAAGCTGAGCTGGATGCAGATATTTTGTTGGTCGGTGATCCAGCCAAAATTAGGGCCGCAACGCCGAATCCAGATAATCTAGACGCCCTTGAGATTGTGCCTGCTGAAGGCACCATCGAGATGCATGAAGAGCCGCTCAGTGCTCTGCGACGTAAGCCTAAGGCTTCCATCAATGTTTCGATGAACTTGGTGAAGCGTAAAAAGGCAGATGCGGTTGTTTCTGCAGGGCATTCAGGCGCAGCCATGGCCGCAGCGCTGCTGCGATTAGGCCGTCTTAAGGGGATTGATCGTCCTGCAATTGGGGCCGTCTTTCCCACGGTTATGGCCGGGAAATCGGTCTTGATTTTGGATGTGGGGGCGAATGTCGATTGCCGCCCAAGGTTCCTGGAACAGTTTGCGGTCATGGGAACCATTTATTCCAAGTATGTTCTGGGTGTTGGCGAGCCTCGAGTAGGCCTGTTGAATATTGGTGAAGAGCCCAGCAAAGGCAATGATGCTGCGATTCAGGCTCATCAGCTTCTAGAAGACCATCCTGTAGTTCCGTTTGTTGGCAATGCGGAAGGGCGGGATGTGCTGTCTGGGCAGTTCGATGTGGTGGTTTGTGATGGCTTTGTGGGCAACGTTCTGCTGAAGTTTGCTGAGGCCGTCGGCGAATCGATTTTACAGATCCTGCGAGAAGAACTTCCCCAGGGGGTTCGTGGTAAGGTTGGTACCTTAGTGCTGAAAAACAACCTGAAGCGGATTAAGCAGCGAGTGGATCATGCAGAACACGGTGGAGCTTTGTTATTAGGTGTCGCAGGCATTTCAGTGATTAGCCATGGCAGTTCTCAGGCGCCCTCTGTGTTTAATGCGATTCGCTTAGCTAAAGAAGCCGTAGACAATAAAGTTCTAGATCGGATTCAGGCTCAGTACCAAAAGGTTGCCATGCCTGCGGCAGACGGAGAGTAA
- a CDS encoding response regulator transcription factor — protein MESTKEKILVVDDEASIRRILETRLSMIGYDVITAADGEEALETFHSSNPDLVVLDVMMPKLDGYGVCQELRKESDIPIIMLTALGDVADRITGLELGADDYVVKPFSPKELEARIRSVLRRVDKSHATGIPSSGVITINNIRIDTNKRQVYKGDERIRLTGMEFSLLELLVSRSGEPFSRAEILQEVWGYTPERHVDTRVVDVHISRLRAKLEDDPSNPELILTARGTGYLFQRIVEPGEE, from the coding sequence TTGGAAAGCACAAAAGAGAAAATTTTGGTTGTCGATGATGAGGCGAGCATTCGCAGAATCTTGGAAACGCGCCTCTCCATGATTGGCTATGACGTCATTACTGCTGCTGATGGTGAAGAAGCTTTGGAAACTTTCCACTCTTCTAACCCAGACCTGGTGGTTTTAGACGTCATGATGCCAAAGCTGGATGGGTACGGTGTTTGCCAAGAATTGCGCAAAGAATCTGACATCCCCATCATTATGTTGACCGCCTTGGGAGATGTGGCTGATCGTATTACTGGCTTAGAGCTGGGAGCAGACGATTACGTCGTGAAGCCCTTCTCACCCAAAGAATTGGAGGCCCGTATTCGCTCCGTGTTGCGGCGCGTTGATAAGAGTCATGCAACGGGTATCCCCAGTTCTGGCGTGATCACGATCAACAACATTCGCATCGATACAAACAAGCGTCAGGTTTACAAGGGGGACGAGCGGATTCGTCTTACCGGCATGGAATTTAGTCTGCTAGAGCTGTTGGTTAGCCGTTCAGGTGAGCCCTTCTCGCGAGCTGAAATTTTGCAAGAGGTTTGGGGCTATACTCCTGAGCGTCATGTAGATACCCGCGTGGTCGATGTGCATATTTCTCGGCTTCGCGCCAAGCTAGAAGATGATCCCAGCAATCCTGAGTTGATTCTGACGGCGCGAGGAACTGGCTATTTATTCCAAAGGATTGTGGAACCGGGCGAAGAGTAG
- a CDS encoding DedA family protein, whose product MLQQAYANLSSWSQKPYGEHLLFWFALAESCVIPIPADPLLLALCTGAPRRSLRFAFVCGAGSVLGGMLGYAIGHYAFDSIGSTLLQAYDPNLETFQRIEGIYDQWGFWGVLMAAVTPIPYKIFTLASGVFDFNLGQFVLASVIGRNARFFFVGGLMAFGGDRLRTWVESSSQRLFWVFLVMVLAGGAAVKLL is encoded by the coding sequence ATGCTGCAACAGGCCTACGCCAATCTCTCTAGCTGGAGCCAAAAGCCCTACGGCGAGCATCTGCTTTTCTGGTTTGCGCTAGCAGAGTCCTGTGTCATTCCAATCCCAGCAGATCCGCTATTACTGGCGCTGTGTACCGGGGCTCCTCGCCGGTCTCTGCGGTTTGCCTTCGTCTGCGGGGCAGGCTCCGTTTTGGGAGGAATGTTGGGCTACGCCATTGGCCACTACGCGTTCGACTCCATCGGCAGCACGCTGTTACAGGCCTATGACCCTAACCTGGAGACCTTTCAGCGGATCGAGGGCATCTATGACCAGTGGGGATTCTGGGGGGTCCTGATGGCTGCGGTAACCCCCATCCCGTACAAGATTTTTACCCTGGCTTCTGGGGTGTTTGACTTTAACTTAGGGCAATTCGTCTTAGCATCCGTGATTGGCCGCAACGCTCGATTTTTCTTTGTCGGCGGGCTGATGGCGTTTGGAGGCGATCGCCTGCGCACCTGGGTAGAGTCTTCATCTCAACGGCTTTTTTGGGTATTTTTGGTAATGGTTCTGGCTGGAGGAGCTGCTGTTAAGCTCCTCTAG
- a CDS encoding aminotransferase class V-fold PLP-dependent enzyme: MTSANRPIYLDGHATTPADPRVVDTMMPFFTEYFGNPASVAHQYGWEAEAAVKQARTILAAGINASPEEIVFTSGATEANNLAIKGVAEAYFNQGRHIVTVRTEHRAVLDPCSYLETLGFDVTYLPVQADGLIDLDVLERSLRADTILVSVMAANNEIGVLQPLSEIGQRCRERGILFHTDAAQAIGKIPLDVDAQFIDLLSMTAHKIYGPKGIGALYVRRRQPRVKLAPQLHGGGQERGLRSGTLYTPQIVGFGKSLALAWQVQGVEQPRIRELRDRLWQRLMDLPGIHLNGHPTQRLAGNLNISIEGVDGQALLLGLRSVAAVSSGSACSTINTEPSHVLKALGYNNNLASASLRFGIGRFNTADEIDLVAHRCRETVLALQRSQPQAVG, from the coding sequence ATGACTAGCGCTAATCGCCCCATTTATCTAGATGGTCATGCAACGACTCCTGCGGATCCGCGCGTTGTCGATACCATGATGCCCTTTTTCACAGAGTATTTTGGCAATCCGGCCAGTGTTGCTCATCAGTATGGATGGGAGGCTGAAGCCGCCGTGAAGCAAGCCCGAACAATCCTGGCTGCAGGGATTAACGCGAGCCCAGAAGAAATTGTGTTTACTAGCGGGGCGACTGAAGCCAATAATTTGGCCATCAAAGGGGTTGCAGAAGCTTACTTTAATCAGGGACGGCATATTGTGACGGTGCGAACCGAACATCGTGCGGTGCTAGATCCTTGCTCGTATTTAGAAACGCTGGGCTTCGATGTGACCTATTTACCCGTTCAAGCAGATGGCCTGATAGACCTAGATGTGCTAGAGCGATCGCTGCGCGCTGATACGATTTTGGTGTCTGTTATGGCGGCCAATAATGAAATTGGCGTTTTACAACCTCTATCAGAGATTGGCCAACGCTGTCGAGAGCGGGGGATTTTATTCCACACCGATGCAGCTCAAGCCATTGGCAAAATTCCCCTCGATGTGGACGCCCAGTTCATCGACCTGCTCTCGATGACAGCCCATAAAATTTATGGCCCCAAAGGGATTGGGGCTCTCTACGTTCGACGACGGCAGCCCAGGGTTAAGTTGGCCCCGCAACTTCACGGCGGAGGGCAGGAGCGTGGCCTGCGCTCAGGCACGCTATACACTCCCCAAATTGTTGGCTTTGGCAAGTCACTAGCGCTTGCTTGGCAAGTGCAGGGGGTAGAGCAACCACGAATCCGGGAACTGCGCGATCGTCTCTGGCAGAGGCTAATGGATTTGCCCGGTATTCACCTAAACGGCCATCCCACTCAGCGGCTAGCGGGTAATCTCAACATCAGTATTGAGGGCGTTGATGGCCAAGCCCTGCTCTTGGGGCTACGAAGCGTTGCCGCTGTCTCATCGGGATCGGCTTGTAGCACCATCAACACTGAGCCATCCCACGTGCTTAAGGCATTGGGCTACAACAACAACCTGGCCAGTGCCTCGCTACGCTTTGGCATCGGTCGCTTTAATACAGCGGATGAAATTGATCTCGTGGCTCACAGGTGTCGAGAAACTGTCCTAGCCCTGCAACGATCTCAACCCCAAGCCGTGGGTTAG
- a CDS encoding response regulator, which produces MKTVLIVEDDLINARVFSKILTKRGGFSVKHTEDVDEVIEIARNRKADVILMDVSLSHSVYQGKPVDGIKITQMLKADPDTADLPVILVTAHAMQGDRENFLTQSGADGYISKPVVDHQKFVDTISALLPQ; this is translated from the coding sequence ATGAAGACCGTCCTCATCGTTGAAGATGACCTGATCAACGCTCGCGTGTTCTCAAAGATTCTCACCAAGCGCGGCGGCTTTTCCGTCAAGCATACGGAAGATGTCGATGAGGTGATAGAGATTGCGCGTAATCGAAAAGCCGATGTAATTTTGATGGATGTCTCCCTCTCTCACAGCGTTTATCAAGGTAAACCCGTTGATGGCATTAAAATTACCCAGATGCTAAAAGCGGATCCAGACACGGCTGACTTACCGGTCATCTTGGTCACAGCTCATGCAATGCAGGGCGATCGCGAGAACTTTTTAACACAGAGCGGCGCTGATGGATACATCAGCAAGCCAGTTGTTGATCACCAAAAATTTGTGGACACCATTTCTGCACTCCTGCCACAGTAG
- a CDS encoding exopolysaccharide biosynthesis protein, giving the protein MARLSAELERFFFDESRADKVTLADIFNLSGERTFGFLFVLLSLPSALPLPAPVLSIPFGIVMFVLAVQLIIGRRRPWLPNSWQQKGFELAQVQKILKAGMPRLKRIEMLSRPRLTAVCTSYPGRILIGVAIALMSLSMMIPIPGTNTLPALGIFVIGFGLIDDDGAISLAGLTLCVVAGSLSGVILFAGVKGTSAAVKFILDLFSPAQPVQ; this is encoded by the coding sequence ATGGCCCGCCTTTCAGCAGAATTAGAGCGCTTCTTTTTCGATGAATCTCGTGCTGACAAGGTCACGTTAGCCGACATTTTTAACTTATCGGGCGAGCGTACCTTTGGGTTTCTCTTTGTTCTTTTATCCTTGCCTTCTGCCCTACCTCTGCCAGCACCTGTCCTGTCAATTCCCTTCGGCATTGTCATGTTTGTGCTAGCCGTTCAACTCATCATTGGGCGCCGCCGCCCCTGGCTACCCAACAGTTGGCAGCAGAAAGGATTTGAACTGGCACAGGTCCAAAAGATATTAAAAGCAGGAATGCCGCGACTAAAACGCATTGAAATGCTCTCTCGTCCGCGGTTAACGGCTGTATGTACCAGCTATCCTGGGCGCATTCTCATCGGTGTTGCGATCGCGCTGATGTCGCTCTCCATGATGATTCCAATTCCGGGAACCAATACCTTGCCTGCATTGGGGATTTTTGTCATTGGGTTTGGCCTGATAGACGACGATGGTGCGATTAGCTTGGCAGGCTTAACGCTCTGCGTAGTGGCTGGCAGCCTCTCAGGCGTCATCCTATTTGCTGGGGTTAAAGGAACCTCTGCCGCTGTCAAATTCATTCTCGATTTGTTTTCTCCCGCACAACCGGTTCAATAA